The Pseudonocardia broussonetiae DNA segment GGGCGCGGGTGCACGCGGAGTAGAACAGCCGCCGCTCCTCGGCCAGCAGCGGCGCCATCCGCGAGACCGTCTCCTGGGGCGCCGCGACCCCCGCGACGAGGTCGACGAGCCGCTCGTTGCCGAGCAGGCTGCCGCGCAGCCGCAGGTCGGGCCAGGCGCCCTCCTGCACACCGGGCACCGCGACGACGTCCCACTCGCGCCCGCGGGCGGCGTGCGCGGTGAGCAGGACGACGGCGTCGCCGCGGGGCGCGCGGGCGGCGAGGGTGTCGGTGGGCAGGTGCTGCTCGGTGAGGTACTCGGTGAAGCCGACGACCCCCGCCCCGGGCAGCCGGTCGGTGTGGCGGGCGGCGGCGTCGAAGAGGGCGAGGACGGCGTCGAGGTCGCGGTCGGCGGCGGCACCGGCGGGGCCGCCCCGCGCGCTCGCCTCGCTCCAGCGCTGCCCGAGGCCGCAGCGCTGCCACACCCGCCACAGCACCTCCTCGGCGCTCTCGCCGTCGCGCACGGCGTCGCCGGCCAGCGCGAGCAGCGCCCCGACGCGGCGGAGCGGCGCGGTCTCGCTCGGCGGCAGGGCGGCCAGCGGGTCGGGACGCCCGCGCGCCGCGGCCTGCAGGGCCTCGACGAGCAGCGGATCGGAGCCCTCGGAGGCGGCGTCCGGCCCGGCGTCCGGGCCCCCGGCGTGCAGGCGCAGCAGGCCGCGGCGCAGGCGGCGCATCCGCATCGGGTCGGCCGAGCCGAGCGGCGAGGTGAGCAGCGCGGTGGCCGCGTCGGCGTCGAGCTCCGCGGGCCGCGCGGCGAAGCGCAGCACCATGAGCAGCGGGACGACCGCGGGCTGACGGGCGATCGGCAGCTCGTCGGGCGGCGCGGCGATCGGGACGCCCGCGGCGAGCAGCGCACGCCGCAGCGTGGGCAGCGAGCGGCGGGTGGACCGGGCGAGCACGGCCATCCGCGACCACGGCACGCCGTCGGTGAGGTGGGCGCGGCGCAGCCGGTCGGCGACCCAGCCGGCCTCCTGCGCGGCGGAGGCGAAGATCCGGACGTCGACGGAGCCCGCGTCGGGGTCCTCCCCCGCCGCCCCGACGCGCGTGCGACCCGCCCCCGCGCCGGGCAGGCGCGCCGCGAGCCGCGAGCCGGCCGCGCGGACGACCGGGGAACCGCGGTGGTCGGTGCGGAGCACGACGGTCTCGGCGTCGATCGCGTTCATGCCGTCGGGGTCGGCGCCGCGGAAGGCCAGCACCGCCTGGTCGGGATCGCCGGCCAGCAGCACCGTGCGCGCGGTGGAGCCCAGCGCCCGCACGAGCTCCATCTGCTGGGGGTCGAGGTCCTGGGCGTCGTCGACGAGCAGGTGGCGCACGCGGTGGCGCTCGGCCGCGAGCAGGTCGGGGTCGGACGCCAGCGCGTCGAGCGCCGCCGAGACCAGCTCCGCGGCGTCGAGGGCGGGCGCGGTGGCCTGCGGGGCGCCCCGGCCCGCGGCGCCGCGCAGCAGCGTGACCTGCTCGTAGGTGCGGAAGAAGCGCCCCGCGGCGCTCCAGGCCGGCACGTCGTGGCGCTCGCCCAGCTCAGCCAGCTCGTCGGGGCCCAGCCCGCGCTCGGCGGCGCGCAGGATCAGCTCGCGCAGCTCCGCGGCGAACCCGGGCACGCCGAGCGCCGGGTGCAGGCGCTCGGACCAGCCGGAGCCGGGGACGTCACCGAACAGCTCCCCGGCCAGCAGATCGCGCACCACGGCGTCCTGCTCGGCGCTCGCGAGCAGCCGCGGTGGCGGGTCGCCGTGGCGGGCGGCGTGCAGCCGCAGCACGCCGAACGCGTACGAGTGGACCGTGCGGACCAGCGGCTCGCGCAGCGTGCGCTCGTCGTCGAGGGCGAGATCGGCCAACCGCTCCCGGAACTCCTCCGCCGCGCGCCTGCTCCCGACCAGCAGGAGCGTGCGCGCGGGGTCCTCGCCCGCGGCCAGCCGCCCCGCGATGGCCGCCAGCAGCAGCGTGGTCTTGCCCGTGCCCGGCCCGCCGACGACCCGCAGCGGGCCCGCGGTGTGCGCGAGCACCCGCTGCCCCGCGGCGTCCCACTCGGGCGCGACCAGGCCGGGGCGCGGGGCGCGCACCAGGCCGGGCGCCACCCGTGCGGGAGCGAGGGTCCGAGTCACGGGAACGATGCAACCACGGGGCCCCGACAGTCCCGCGGCCCGCCCGGGCGGTGGGGGTGCGCGTCCCCCCGTCCCGAGTTGCAGGAAAGCCACGTTCCCGCAACCAGATGGCGGGAACGTGGCTTTCCTGACCCTCGGAGCGGCACGTCCGACCCCCACCCGCACCGCCGTGCGACGATCTCGCCGTGCCCCTGCACCTCCACCGGCTCGGCGTCGGCACCCCCGTCCTCGCCCTGCACGGCGTCACCGGTCACGGGGAGCGCTGGCAGGTCCTCGCCGACGCGCTGCCCGGGCACGAGGTGCTCGGCGTCGACCTCCGCGGGCACGGCCGCTCCCCCTGGACCCCGCCGTGGGGCCTCGAGCAGCACGTCGCCGACGTCCTCGCCGTCCTCGATGCCGGGGGCCTCGACCGCGTCCCGGTGATCGGGCACTCCTTCGGCGGCGCGATCGCGGTGCACCTGTCCCGCACGGCGCCCGAGCGGGTGGAGCGGGTCGTGCTGCTCGACCCGGCCATCGGGCTCGACGCCGACGACATGCTCGCGGCCGCCGAGGACACCCGCGCCGACGAGTCCTACCCCGACCTCGCCACCGCCCGCGCCGACCGCGCGCAGCGCTGGGAGGGCATCGACGCGGCACTCGTCGACGCCGAGCTCGCCGCCCACCTCGTCCCCGACGGGGACCGGCTGCGCTACCGCTACTCCCGCGCCGCCGTCGTCGCGGCGTGGGGCGAGATGGCCCGCCCGGCCGTCGTCCCGGCGGTGCCGACGCTGCTGGTACCCGCCACGCGGGCCGACTTCGTCGCACCGTCCTGGGTCGACGCCTGCCGCACCGCGCTGGGCGACGACCTCACCGTCGCCCCCGTCGACGCCAGGCACATGGTGTTCCTGGAGCGCACGGCCGAGGTCGCCGCGCACGTGTCCGCGTTCCTGGGCGGTTAGATGGACGAGGAGACGCTCGAGCGCGTGCGGGAGGTCGTCCGCGCGATCCCGCCGGGCACGACGTCGAGCTACGGCGAGGTCGCCGCCCGCGCGGGCCTGCCCGGCCGCGCCCGCCTGGTCGGCCGGATCCTCGCCGAGGACGGCCACGACCTGCCCTGGCACCGCGTCCTGCGGGCCGACGGCACCTGCGCGCCGCAGATCGCCCGGGAGCAGGCGGCGCGGTTGCGGGTGGAGGGGGTGCTGCTGGTGGACGGCCGGCTCCCCCGGCGCAAGGGCTGACGCGCCCAGCCCCGCCCCAGCCCCGCGCCCCGCGCCCCTCCCCGCCCCCGCTCCCGCCCCAAGTGACAGTGAAGTGGCTTTACTGCCACTGGGCGCCAGTAAAGCCACTCCACTGTCACTAGAGGGGCGGGGCGGCGGGCGCACTGGGAGCGGCGGGCTGCGCGGGCGGCGGGCTGCGCGGGCGGCGGGCTGCGCGGGCGGCGGGCTGCGCGGGCTGGCGGGCGGCGGGCTGGCGGGCGACGGGCTGGGCGGGCGAGCTGGGCAGCGGGCTAGGCGGGCGGCGGCCTCAGGCCGTCTGCACCACCCCGGCGGCCAGGGCCGCCTCGTACCGCGCCACCACCAGCCCGATCACCGCGTCGTGGGCCGCCAGCGGCGCGGCCACCACGTCGGCGCCCGCGTCGTCGAGGCCCTGCTGGAACAGGCCCGGGGCCAGCAGCCAGGACGCCACCGCCACCCGCTCGGCCCCCTCGGCGCGCAGGGCGGCGACCGTCTCGGGCACCCGCGGCCCCCCGGTCGCGATCGTGGCCAGGCTGACCGGGCGGCCGAGGCGGTGGCCGAGGCGGCGGGCGGCCAGTGCGCCGTCGGCCTGGGCGTACGGGTCCGACGACCCGGCGACGGCGAGCACCACGGCGTCACCGGGACGCAGCCCGGCGGCGTGCAGGCGGTCGGCGGCCACCCCGACGAGCGCGGGGTCGGGGCCGAACGTGTCGCCGACGAGGACGTCGGTGCGGCCGGTGGCGCGGATCTGCTCCGGCACGTCGACGCGCACGTGGTAGCCCGCGGCCAGGAACATCGGGACGGCGACGCAGGGACCGGGCAGCAGCGCGAGCGCGTCGGCGGGAGTGGGCCGCCGGACGTCGACGTAGCAGGCCTCCACCGGCACGCCCAGCGCGTGGCGGGCGCGCTCGGCCACCTCCTCGGTGACGACCGCGCCGCCGGGGTGGCGGGTGCCGTGGGCGACGAGCAGCAGGCTCACGGGGCGTCCCCGTGCACGCAGTGCCCGCCCAGGTCGGTGCCGCTCGCGGGGTCGAGCGCGAGGCGGTAGCCGCGCTTGACGACGGTCTGCACGAGCTTCGGCTCGCCGAGCGCGCTGCGCAGCCGGGCCATCGCGGTCTCGACGGCGTGCTCGTCGTCGCCCCCGCCGGGCAGGGCGCGCAGCAGGTCGGCGCGGCCGACGACCCGTCCGGGACGCCGGGCCAGCGCGCGGAGCAGCGCCATCCCGGCGGGCGGCACGGCGCGCAGCGCCCCGTCGACCAGCACGGCCTGCCCCCGCAGCTCCACCCGGTGCCCGGCCACCGGCAGCCGCCGGGCGCGGTCGGGCATCTCGGCCTCCAGGCAGCGCACCATCGCGCCCAGGCGCGAGCGCTGCGGCTGCACCGTGCAGACGTCGAGCGCCTCCAGCGGCGCCGCGGTGACCGGCCCGACGCACAGCGACAGCACCGGCCCGCGCAGGGCGTCGACCAACTGCTCGCGCACCCCGCGCTCGGCGGCGCGGGCGAGCAGGCCGGCGGCGGCGGGCGCGCTGGTGAAGGCGAGGGCGTCGATGCCGCCGGAGAGGACGGCGTCGAGCAGGCGGTCGAGCGGGCCGAGGTCGGCGGGCGGCAGCCAGCGGTACACCGGGATCTGGACGACGGACGCGCCCGCGATCTCCAGCGCCTCGACGACGTCGGGCAGCGGCTCGCCGTGCAGCTGCACCGCGATGCGCTTCCCGTCGAGCGGCGGGCCGGCGAGCAGGTACTCCAGCACCTCGGCCGAGGACTCCGACGGCGGCGACCACGCGTCGACCAGGCCGGACGCCCGGATCGCGCCGCGGGCCTTGGGGCCACGGGCGAGCAGCGTGCCGGAGCCCAGCGCGCGGAGCAGGTCCTCGCCCAGGCCCCAGCCGTCGGCCGCCTCGACCCAGCCGCGGTAGCCGATGCCGGTGGTGGCGACGGTGATGTCGGGCGGGTCGGCGATGAGGTCGCGGGTGGCGGCGAGCAGCTCGGTGTCGTCGGCGACGGGGACGATCCGCAGCGCCGGGCCGTGCACGACGCACGCCCCGCGCCGCGCCAGCATCGTGCCCAGCTCCTCGGCCCGGCGCGCGGCGGTGACGCCGACGGTGAACCCGGCCAGAGGCGGGACGTCGGTCAGCGGCGAGGGTGCGGTGGTGGTGGTCACGGCGGCTACCACGGTAGCCCGACGTGCACGTGCCCGTCCTCGACCCGCACCGGATAAGAGGGCAAGGACACGTCCGGGTCGTCGAGGCAGCGCCCGTCGAGGAGGCTGAACGCCTGCTTGTAGACCGGCGACGCAACGGTCGGCACACCGGCGCGGTCGCCGACGATCCCGCGCGACACGACCGCGGCGCCGGAGAACGGGTCGACGTTGCCGACCGCGTGCACCGCGCCGTCGTGGGTGCGGAACAGCGCGACCTGGACGTCGCCGAACAGCGCCGCCACCCCCCGCTCCGGCATCAGCCGCTCCAGCGGGCAGACGCGCTCCCACCGCCCGTGAGCGGCGTCCGTCGCCCCGGCCACGGTTTCCGCGCACGAGGGGTTCTCCACGGCGGTCACGCGCCCACCACCGGCATCCCCAGCGCGACCGGCACCGGCTGCCCGCGCTCCTCGCGGACCTGCACCAGCGGGTCGGGCGTGTCCGGCGCGTTGACGAAGGACACGAAGCGCGCGAGCTTCTCCTCGTCCTCCAGCACGCCGCGCCACTCGTCGGCGTAGTTGCCCACGTGCTCGTCCATGGCGGCCTCCAGGTCGGCGCAGATCCCCAGGGAGTCGTCGACGACGACCGCGCGCAGGTGCTCCAGCCCGCCCTCGAGCGACTCGATCCACGGGGCGGTGCGCTGCAGCCGGTCGGCGGTGCGGATGTAGAACATGAGGTAGCGGTCGATGAGCTTCACCAGCGTCTCCGTGTCGAGGTCGGAGGCGAGCAGCTCGGCGTGGCGCGGGGTGAACCCGCCGTTGCCGCCGACGTAGAGGTTCCAGCCCTCCTCCGTCGCGATGATCCCGAAGTCCTTGCTGCGGGCCTCCGCGCACTCGCGCGCGCAGCCCGACACCCCGGACTTGAGCTTGTGCGGGCTGCGCAGCCCGCGGTAGCGCAGCTCGAGGGCGACGGCGAGCCCGACGGAGTCCTGCACGCCGTAGCGGCACCACGTCGTCCCGACGCACGACTTCACCGTGCGCAGCGACTTCCCGTACGCGTGCCCGGACTCGAACCCGGCGTCGACGAGCCGGCGCCAGATCGCGGGCAGCTGCTCGACGCGGGCGCCGAACATGTCGATCCGCTGTCCGCCGGTGATCTTCGTGTAGAGCCCGAAGTCGCGCGCCACCTCGCCGATGACGATCAGCCCCTCGGGCGTGACCTCCCCGCCCGCGAGCCGCGGCACCACCGAGTACGTGCCGTTGCGCTGCAGGTTCGCCAGGAAGTGGTCGTTGGTGTCCTGCAGGGTGGCGCGCTCGCCGTCGTGGACGTGACCGGGCCCGGTCGACGCCAGGATCGACGCGACGGCGGGCTTGCAGATGTCGCAGCCGCGGCCGGTGCCGTGGCGCGCGACCAGCTCGGAGAAGGTCCGGATCCCGGACCCCCTGACGATCTCGAACAGCTCGGCCCGCGACTGCGCGAAGTGCTCGCACAGCGCCTTGGACACCTCGACGCCGGAGTCCACGAGCAGCTTCTTGAGCAGCGGCACGCACGACCCGCAGCTCGTGCCGGCCCGCGTGCAGCTCTTCAGCTCCGGCACGGTGGCGGCGCCGTCGTGGATCGCGTGCACGATCGCGCCCTTGGTGACGGCGTTGCACGAGCAGATCTGCGCGGAGTCGGGCAGCGCGTCGGCCCCCAGCTCGACCCCGCCGGGCGCGATCATCGCGACCGGGTCGGCCGGCAGCGGCGACCCGACGAGCGGGCGCAGCGTCGCGTACTTCGACGCGTCGCCGACGAGCACGCCGCCCAGCAGCGTGCGGGCGTCGTCGGACACCACGAGCTTCGCGTACGTGCCCGCCACCGGGTCGTTGACGACGACCTCCAGCGCGCCCGGCGTGCTCCCCTGCGCGTCGCCGAAGCTGGCGACGTCGACGCCGAGCATCTTCAGCTGCGTCGACATGTCGAGCTCCGCGGGCGTCATCGTGGCGGGCCCGCCGAGCAGGCGGTCGGCGACGACCTCGGCCATCGCGTACCCCGGCGCCACGAGCCCGTAGGTGCGCCCCTCCAGCGCCGCGACCTCGCCGATCGCCCACACGTGCTCGTCGGAGGTGCGGCAGCGGTCGTCGACGAACACGCCGCCGCGCTCCCCCAGCCGCAGCCCGGCCGCGCGGGCCAGGGCGTCGGCGGGGCGGATGCCGGCGGAGAAGACGACGAGGTCGGCGTCGAGCTCCACACCGTCGGACAGGGTGGCGACCAGCCGGCCCCGGTCCTCGGCGATCCCGTTGACGGAGACGCCGCAGCGCACCGCGAGGTCCTCGGACTCGATGATGCGCCGCAGCAGCGCCCCACCGCCCTCGTCGACCTGCACCGGCATCAGCCGCGGCGCGATCTCCACGACCTGCGGCGAGAGCCCCAGCGAGCGCAGCGCCCGCGCCGCCTCCAGACCGAGCAGCCCGCCCCCGACCACGACGGCCGAGCGCCGACCCGGTCCGGGCCGGGCGACGGCGGCGGCCGCGGCGGCCTTGATCGCGTCGAGGTCGTCGAGGGTGCGGTAGACGAAGCAGCCGGGCAGGTCGCGGCCCGGCACCGGCGGCACGAACGGCACCGAGCCGGTGGCCAGCACGAGCGCGTCGTAGGGCAGGACCCGGCCGGACGCCGTGGTGACGCGGCGGTCGTCGCGGTCGATCGTGACGACCGGGTCGCCCAGGTGCAGGTCGACGGCGTCGGTGAGCTCGGCCAGCGTCAGGTCCTCGGCGCTGGCCCCGTCGACGTAGGACGACAGCGCGACCCGGTCGTAGGCCGGCCGCGCCTCCTCCCCGAGGACGGTGATGCGCCACTCCCCGGACCGGTCGCGGTCGCACAGGGCCTGGACCAGGCGGTGCCCGACCATCCCGTTGCCGATGACGACGAGTTCCCTCATGCCGCTCCCTCCCGCACGGCGCTGAGCACCGGTGGATCGGACTCGATCGGATCGCTCTGGGCCAGCCACGAGCAGATGCCGCGGACGGTGTCGCCGCAGCTCCCGCAGCCGGTGGTGGCGCGCGTGGCCCGCGCGAGCGCGGGCGGGTCGGTCGCGCCGGCGCGCCAGGCCGTGATCAGCGCGCCCTTGGTGACGGTGTTGCAGCGGCACACCACCGCCGACGACGGCAGGCGGCCGGGGTCGGCGGTCTCGGCCGCGCCGGGCAGCGCGCGGCCCAGCAGCAGCGCGAGCCGGTCGCCCTCGGCCACCGGCAGCGCGCCGTCGAAGAACTGGACGACGGTCGCCGCGGCGTCGGGCAGGCCCAGCACCGCGCCCGCGACGACCCGCTCGTCGCGGAACGCCAGCGCGGCGTAGCGGCCCGAGGCGGGGTCGGAGAAGCGCAGCGACGAGGCGTCGAGGAGCGCCGGGTCGCCGACCGTGGCCAGGTCGACGTCGCGCGCCTTGAGCCGGGTGACGGTGCGGGTGCCGCGGTAGCGGGCGGCGGGGTCGGTGCCGGTGAGCAGGTCGGCGAGCACCGCGGCCTGCTCCCAGCCGGGCTGCACCACCCCGGCGACGGCCCCCGCGTGCTGGGCGCAGTCGCCGACGGCGTGCACGCGGTCGTCGGAGGTGGCGAGGCGGTCGTCGACGAGCACACCGGCGTCGGTCGCGATCCCGGCGTCGTGGGCCAGGCCGGTCTCGGCCCGCACCCCGGTGGCGACGACGAGCGCGTCGGCGTCGAGCAGCTCACCGCCGTCCAGGCGCAGCCCGGCCCCGGGCTCCCACCCGAGCGCGCGCACCCCGGTGCGGACCTCCACGCCGAGCCGCTCCAGCGTCGCCGCGAGCACGTGGCCCGCGCCGGCGTCGACCTGGCGCTCCATGAGGTGCGGCCCGCGGTGCAGCAGCGTGACGCGCGTGCCGCGGCCGGCGAGCCCGCGCGCGGCCTCGCAGCCCAGCAGGCCCCCGCCGAGCACCGCGAACCGCGTGCCGGGGCGGGCGCGGTCCAGGATCGCCGCGCAGTCGTCGAGGTCCCGGAATGCGGTGGCGTGCTCGAACCCCGGCCCCGCGGGGACGTGCGCGCGGCTGCCCGTGGCCAGCACGAGCTCGTCGTAGGGCTCCTCGGTGCCGTCATCGGCGAGAACGACCCGGCGACTGCGGTCGATCTTGACGGCGGCGACGCCGAGGCGGAGGTCGATCCGCCGCCGCGCGGCCCAGCCGCCCGGGTACAGCTCGACCGCGCGCGGCGTGAGCCCGCCCGCGAGGACGGTCGAGAGCAGCACGCGGTTGTAGGCCGGGCGCGGCTCGGCGCCGAGGACGGTGAGGCGGACGCGGCGCCCGTCGGGGTCGCGGCGGCGCACCTCGTCGCACAGACGGGCACCCACCATCCCGTTCCCGACCACGACCACCCGGCGACTCATGCGGGCGACGGTAAGGAGCGGCCGTTACGGACGTGCGGCTCCCGGTGACACAGGGGTTACACGGCTCGCACATCGGCGGGTGGGGGCGGTGAGCCCCTAGCCTGCCCCCGTGACCCTCTCCGAGAAGGCCGCCGGACTCCGGCGCCTGCACTCCGCTCCCGAACTGCTCGTCGTCGTCAACGTCTGGGACGCCATCAGCGCGAAGGTGGTGGCCGACCAGGGCAGCACAGCCCTCGCCACCGCCAGCCACTCCATCGCCGCGACCCTGGGCTACCCCGACGGGGAGCAGATCCCGCGCGACCTGATGATCGACATGGTGGGGCGCATCGCCGCCGCCGTGGACCTCCCCGTGAGCGCCGACCTCGAGAGCGGCTACGGCGACGCCGGCGAGACCGTCCGCCGCGCGATCGGCGTCGGGATCGTCGGGGCCAACCTCGAGGACAGGATGCAGCCCCTCGCCGACTCCGTCGCCGCCGTCACCGCTGCGGTGAAGGCGGGCGAGGCCGAGGGCGTCGACTTCGTCCTCAACGCCCGCACCGACGCGTTCCTCAAGGCGGGCGACCGCGACCGCGCCGAGGTCCTGACCGACGCCGTCGAGCGCGGCCGCGCGTTCCTCGACGCCGGCGCGACCTGCGTGTTCGTGCCCGGCAAGTTCGACGAGGCCACGATCACGGCGCTCGTCGAGGGCATCGGGGAGCGGAAGGTCAGCCTCATCCACGTGCCCGGGTCGGTGCCGCAGGCGCGGATGGCCGAGCTGGGGGTCGCGCGGGTGTCGTTCGGGCCGTGGAGCCAGCGGTCGGTGCTGACCCACCTCGCCGGCCTCACCCGCGACCTCCTCGCCGGCGGGGCGCTGCCGGAGGGGACGCAGCCGCTGAACTAGCTGTTCCTTTCGGGTGCGGCGTGGTGGTCGTGGGGGGCCGCCGCGGCGCACCCCCGCGATCAGGGCCTGCGGCCCCGTGTTCGGCGTCGGGCGCCGGTTGCTCCGGCGCCCGGGCCGAGGCCGACGGTCGGACGGACCGAGCCGGGGGTCGGGGCCGGGCGGCGGCTGAGCCGGTGACGGTCGGGCCGGGGCGACGGGCCGAGCCGGCGGCGGACTGGTCGGGCGAGGAGCCGAGCCGGCGGCGGACTGGCCGGGCGAGGAGCCGAGCCGGCGGCGGACTGGCCGGGCGAGGAGCCGAGCCGGCGGCGGACTGGCCGGGCGAGGAGCCGAGCCGGCGGCGGACTGGCCGGGCGAGGAGCCGAGCCGGCGGCGGACTGGCCGGGCGAGGGAGCTGAGCCGGCGGCGGCCGGGCCGGGCGATGAGCCGAGCTGGTGGGCGGCCGGGCGGCCGTCGCGCGGTGATCACCGGGACCGCGCCGCCACGGCCCTCCGAACGACCGCCACGTCACACTTCCGACGATCACCGGCACTGCCGGCCCCATGATCGCGGAAACCGCACCACCACTGCCCGCCCGACGACCCTGACGGCACGGTCCCGGCGATCAAGGCCGGCGCAGCCCGCATGATCGCCGAAACCGCGCCATCACAACCCTCCCAACGACCCCCACGTCACGGTTCCGGCGATCAAGGGCAGATGGCGGCGGCTGCGGTGGTGGCAATGCCGGGTTGACCGTCGGGGCTTCGGATAGGCGGCGGGCCGGAGGGAGGCGGCGGGCCCCGGGCGAGGAGGCGGAGGGCCTGAGGAGTCGGCGGCCCGAGGAGTCGGCCCGAGAAGCCGGCGGCCCGAGAAGCCGGCGGCCCGAGAAGCCGGCGGCCCGAGAAGCCGGCGGCCCGAGAAGCCGGCGGCCCGAGAAGCCGGCGGCCCGAGAAGCCGGCGGCCCGAGAAGCCGGCGGCCCGAGAAGCCGGCGGCCCGAGAAGCCGGCGGCCCGAGAAGTCGGCGGCCCGAGAAGTCAGCGGCCCGGGGAGTCAGCGGCCCGAGGAGTCGCGAGGCCGGGAAGGTGCAGGGCCGGGAGTCCGGAGCTTCGCCAGACCGGAGGAGGCCCGGCCCGGCGGCCACCCCTCCAGTGATCACCAAGACAGCACCCCCACGGCCCTCCCGACGACCCTGGCGTCGCACTCCTGACGATCATCGCCTCCCGAGCCCGAGTGATCGTCGAAACCGCACCACCACCGCCCTCCCGACGACCGCCACGTCACACTCCCGCCGATCAAGGGCAGAGAGCGCGGGGTGAGCGGCACTGGGCCGCATGGCGAGCGGTCGGACCGGGAGCCCGGCACCACCGCCCGCGACAGCTCACCGGAACCGCCCGCTGGAAACGAACCGCCCGCGGTGACAACCGAACCGCCGGCGACCGCCACCGGAAAGCCGCGCCGCGACCAACTGGACCAGGTCCGGAAAGCCCG contains these protein-coding regions:
- a CDS encoding uroporphyrinogen-III synthase; the encoded protein is MTDVPPLAGFTVGVTAARRAEELGTMLARRGACVVHGPALRIVPVADDTELLAATRDLIADPPDITVATTGIGYRGWVEAADGWGLGEDLLRALGSGTLLARGPKARGAIRASGLVDAWSPPSESSAEVLEYLLAGPPLDGKRIAVQLHGEPLPDVVEALEIAGASVVQIPVYRWLPPADLGPLDRLLDAVLSGGIDALAFTSAPAAAGLLARAAERGVREQLVDALRGPVLSLCVGPVTAAPLEALDVCTVQPQRSRLGAMVRCLEAEMPDRARRLPVAGHRVELRGQAVLVDGALRAVPPAGMALLRALARRPGRVVGRADLLRALPGGGDDEHAVETAMARLRSALGEPKLVQTVVKRGYRLALDPASGTDLGGHCVHGDAP
- a CDS encoding MGMT family protein, giving the protein MDEETLERVREVVRAIPPGTTSSYGEVAARAGLPGRARLVGRILAEDGHDLPWHRVLRADGTCAPQIAREQAARLRVEGVLLVDGRLPRRKG
- the nirD gene encoding nitrite reductase small subunit NirD, which codes for MTAVENPSCAETVAGATDAAHGRWERVCPLERLMPERGVAALFGDVQVALFRTHDGAVHAVGNVDPFSGAAVVSRGIVGDRAGVPTVASPVYKQAFSLLDGRCLDDPDVSLPSYPVRVEDGHVHVGLPW
- a CDS encoding ATP-dependent helicase, producing MTRTLAPARVAPGLVRAPRPGLVAPEWDAAGQRVLAHTAGPLRVVGGPGTGKTTLLLAAIAGRLAAGEDPARTLLLVGSRRAAEEFRERLADLALDDERTLREPLVRTVHSYAFGVLRLHAARHGDPPPRLLASAEQDAVVRDLLAGELFGDVPGSGWSERLHPALGVPGFAAELRELILRAAERGLGPDELAELGERHDVPAWSAAGRFFRTYEQVTLLRGAAGRGAPQATAPALDAAELVSAALDALASDPDLLAAERHRVRHLLVDDAQDLDPQQMELVRALGSTARTVLLAGDPDQAVLAFRGADPDGMNAIDAETVVLRTDHRGSPVVRAAGSRLAARLPGAGAGRTRVGAAGEDPDAGSVDVRIFASAAQEAGWVADRLRRAHLTDGVPWSRMAVLARSTRRSLPTLRRALLAAGVPIAAPPDELPIARQPAVVPLLMVLRFAARPAELDADAATALLTSPLGSADPMRMRRLRRGLLRLHAGGPDAGPDAASEGSDPLLVEALQAAARGRPDPLAALPPSETAPLRRVGALLALAGDAVRDGESAEEVLWRVWQRCGLGQRWSEASARGGPAGAAADRDLDAVLALFDAAARHTDRLPGAGVVGFTEYLTEQHLPTDTLAARAPRGDAVVLLTAHAARGREWDVVAVPGVQEGAWPDLRLRGSLLGNERLVDLVAGVAAPQETVSRMAPLLAEERRLFYSACTRARHALLVSAVSTGPGKGDDEQPSRFLDELDPLPAEKAERPVHRPGRALVLAELVGELRRAVCDPGADPARHRRAAAALARLAEAGVPGAHPDQWYGLAPLSSQAPLREPGEVVPVSPSDVEKILRCPLRWALERHGGGDGGALAAITGSLVHALVQAAAAGAEPGELEGALQSAWSRLDAGAPWFGRRELTRVRGMLAAFDEWVRASRAEGLRLVAVEQAVQLDLPPDEVEVGTAGPWLRLKGRVDRLEADAQGRPVVIDVKTGKTAVSARAAAEHPQLAVYQLAAALGAFGDLVDAAAGPGGARLVYVADRKASGEAKEPVQPPLDADAVQHWRAVVRDAGEQSSGSVFVARVGPDCDRCPVRTSCPAHGSGRPVTEA
- the nirB gene encoding nitrite reductase large subunit NirB, giving the protein MRELVVIGNGMVGHRLVQALCDRDRSGEWRITVLGEEARPAYDRVALSSYVDGASAEDLTLAELTDAVDLHLGDPVVTIDRDDRRVTTASGRVLPYDALVLATGSVPFVPPVPGRDLPGCFVYRTLDDLDAIKAAAAAAVARPGPGRRSAVVVGGGLLGLEAARALRSLGLSPQVVEIAPRLMPVQVDEGGGALLRRIIESEDLAVRCGVSVNGIAEDRGRLVATLSDGVELDADLVVFSAGIRPADALARAAGLRLGERGGVFVDDRCRTSDEHVWAIGEVAALEGRTYGLVAPGYAMAEVVADRLLGGPATMTPAELDMSTQLKMLGVDVASFGDAQGSTPGALEVVVNDPVAGTYAKLVVSDDARTLLGGVLVGDASKYATLRPLVGSPLPADPVAMIAPGGVELGADALPDSAQICSCNAVTKGAIVHAIHDGAATVPELKSCTRAGTSCGSCVPLLKKLLVDSGVEVSKALCEHFAQSRAELFEIVRGSGIRTFSELVARHGTGRGCDICKPAVASILASTGPGHVHDGERATLQDTNDHFLANLQRNGTYSVVPRLAGGEVTPEGLIVIGEVARDFGLYTKITGGQRIDMFGARVEQLPAIWRRLVDAGFESGHAYGKSLRTVKSCVGTTWCRYGVQDSVGLAVALELRYRGLRSPHKLKSGVSGCARECAEARSKDFGIIATEEGWNLYVGGNGGFTPRHAELLASDLDTETLVKLIDRYLMFYIRTADRLQRTAPWIESLEGGLEHLRAVVVDDSLGICADLEAAMDEHVGNYADEWRGVLEDEEKLARFVSFVNAPDTPDPLVQVREERGQPVPVALGMPVVGA
- a CDS encoding alpha/beta fold hydrolase — translated: MPLHLHRLGVGTPVLALHGVTGHGERWQVLADALPGHEVLGVDLRGHGRSPWTPPWGLEQHVADVLAVLDAGGLDRVPVIGHSFGGAIAVHLSRTAPERVERVVLLDPAIGLDADDMLAAAEDTRADESYPDLATARADRAQRWEGIDAALVDAELAAHLVPDGDRLRYRYSRAAVVAAWGEMARPAVVPAVPTLLVPATRADFVAPSWVDACRTALGDDLTVAPVDARHMVFLERTAEVAAHVSAFLGG
- a CDS encoding sirohydrochlorin chelatase, with amino-acid sequence MSLLLVAHGTRHPGGAVVTEEVAERARHALGVPVEACYVDVRRPTPADALALLPGPCVAVPMFLAAGYHVRVDVPEQIRATGRTDVLVGDTFGPDPALVGVAADRLHAAGLRPGDAVVLAVAGSSDPYAQADGALAARRLGHRLGRPVSLATIATGGPRVPETVAALRAEGAERVAVASWLLAPGLFQQGLDDAGADVVAAPLAAHDAVIGLVVARYEAALAAGVVQTA